The Comamonas sp. 26 DNA window CAGAGCAACCGCTTTGAAGCGCGTCTGAGCATGGTGGAAGTGCTGGAATCGCCTAGCCTGTTCCTGCAAGGCATGGCTGGCTCGCGCCTGCCTATCGCCGTGGCACATGGTGAAGGCTTTGCCAACTTCCAGTTCCGTGGCAACGCGGATCAGGTCGTCAAATCCATGCGCTACGTGGACAACCACGGCCTGCCTACCGAGCAGTACCCGTTCAACCCCAACGGCTCGGCCGGTGGCTTGACGGCTGTGACCACGGATGACGGCCGCTTCACCGCCATGATGCCCCACCCCGAGCGTGTGTTCCGCAACGTGCAGATGAGCTGGACTTCGGGCGACAAGTCCGAATTCAGCCCCTGGATGAATGTGTGGCGCAACGCCCGCAAGTGGCTGGGCTGATGTTTCAGCGCCGCTGAGAGTTAAACGCTCTTCGTAAAAAGCAGAAGCCGGTTGACGCAAGTCAGCCGGTTTTTTTCATGTCTGGAATTTTGGGCTTTTTTCGTTTTTGCGCTGCAGCCAGATGATAGGCTGGTGAATGTCGTAAAGCAGACGCTCATGGCCGGTGCCAGAGAGGCGCTGCACGCGAGCTGGAAGCACAAGCGCTATCGTGGATTTTTGAAGAAAATCAGTCTCAAGCCCTCGATATATAAGCGCATGCAGCTATCAAAATGAATGCAGCAGTTTCGAATGGGAGGCTTGGGTGTCGCGTGTATTAGCAACGGAAGCAGAAGTTCTGGCCTTGTCGCCGGATGCTGCTTCGTCCAAAGCCGCCAAAGGGCTGCAATCCATCAGCAAATGGCCGACTACGGGCAGCAACGATGTCGCGGTCTGGGGCGAATGCCAGGGTAGTGGCAGCAAGCCCTATCAAACCCAGGTTGACCTCAGCGGCCCGGCTTTTAAGTGCAGCTGCCCCAGCCGCAAATTTCCCTGCAAGCATGGCCTGGCGTTGATGCTGCTGCGTGCGGCAGGTCAGGTGCCAGAGGGTGGTGAATCACCAGAGTGGGTCAATGCCTGGTTGGGTGGCAGACAAGACAAGGCCGAGAAAAAAGAGGCCAAGGCCGCAGCCATTGCTGCTGCGCCCGCTGCCGATCCTGAAGTCCTTGCCAAACAGCAGGCCAAGCGCGATGACAAGCGCTGGGACAAGGTATCTGCCGGTATGCAGGAGCTGTCGCTGTGGATGCAGGACATGGTGCGCACGGGCCTGGCCAATCAGTCCAGCGATGCGCAAGCCCGTCAGCACTGGCACACCATGGCGGCACGCATGGTCGATGCGCAGGCGACTGGCATGTCAGCCCGGATTAAAGAGGCATGGGAAGTGGTGGACAGCCACCCCAACTGGGCGCGTGACTTGCTGGTGCAGCTGGGGCATTGGCAGCTGCTGGTCGATGCGGTCGAGCGCCGTGAATCGCTGAGTCCCGAGGTCAAAGCCGATGTCATGGCAGCGCTGGGCTGGCCCATGGACAAAGTCGAGGTGCAGGCGCTGGGCGAAACCATCAGCGACGACTGGCTGGTGGTCGGTCTGCGCATGCTGGAGCGTGAAGGCCGCCTGGTCGAACGCCGCGTCTGGTTGCAAGGCCTACAGACCGGCCGCATGGCGCTGGTGCTGGACTATTCGCAAGGGGGCCGTGGTTTTGAAACCGCATTGGTGCCGGGCTCCACCTACCGCAGCGGCTTGAGTTTTTACCCCGGCAATGCTCCGCTGCGGGCGATTGCCGCCAGCGGCGCGCAGGCACTGGGGCCTGCGGACGCTGCGTCACTGACGCCAGCCGTCCTAGCTCAGCCCTTGCAGCAGCTGAGCCAGCGCATTGCCGCCAATCCTTTGCAGTCCGTCCAGCCGCTGTGGTGCACGCAGGCGCATTTGCTGTTTGCCGATGGGCAATGGCTGGTGGCCTGGCCGCAAGGCCAGGAGTCGCCTGCGCCGGTCCCGGCCGTAATTGCGGATGAGCAAGCTTGGCATCTGCTGGCGCTGACGGGCGGCGCGCCCATGGCCTTGTTTGGCGAATGGGAGCCGGGTCCGCAGCTGGGGCGATGGCGTCTGCTCAGCGCCTGGCAGGCCGATGAATCAGGTCAGGTCTTGCGCAAGCTGTGGCAGAACCAGGGAGAAGTCTTATGAGCAGCACCCATTTATGGGCGGCCTTGCAGCAGTCCAGCCTGGTCGGTGTCGATCGCTTGCCCGTGCCTGCGGCACTGGTTGCGGGTGCCGATGCATCCCAGGCACCGACAAGGCAAACATTGGAAAGTGCCCTGCAGCAGCCCGCGACATCGACCGCTGCGCAAGTGCTGCGTGCCAGTGCCGTGGCCGCAGTGCTGGAGCGTGCGGGCTGGACACCCGGCGCGCAGATCAGGCTGAGCCAAAGCTTGGCGTTGCCAGCGTTGCCCGCCGCAGAGTCGCGCCATGCACCGCAAAGCGTGCTGCTGCTGACCATGATGAAGGATGTGCTGGAACATGGCCCGCGAGACTTGCTGGCCCCCATGTTTCAGCGGCTGAATGAGACCGGCATGCGCCTGTCTCATGAGCTGCTGGTGCCGGCTTTGAATGAAGGCCGCCAGTCTGTGGAGCTGCGCACATGGCTGACGCCGGTGCTGGGTGAGCGCGGCCGCTGGCTGGCAGCGCTGAACCCGCAGTGGGCCTATGCCAGCGGTGTGCAGGAGACGGCCAACGCCGAGCAGATCTGGCAGGAAGGCTCTATCGATCAGCGCGTGGCCTTGCTGCGCGATGAGCGCGAGCGCGATGCAAGCCAGGCACGTACCCGGCTGGAAGGCAGTCTCAAAGAGCTCAGCGCCAAAGAGCGAGCGCCCATGGTGATGGCGCTGGAAATCAGCCTTTCCATGGACGACGAGCCGCTGCTGGAAAAGCTGCTGACCGACCGCAGCAAGGAGGTGCGCGAAAACGCCGCACGCCTGCTGTCGCGCTTGGCGCGAAGCGCCCATAGTCAGCGCATTACCGCTTGGCTGCAAGCCATGCTGAGCCAGGGAGGCAAAGGCGAATGGCAGATCGAGCCGCCCGAAGAAGGTAATAAGGATTGGGAGCGCGATGGCATTGCGCTGCAGCCGCCTGCATACATCAAGGGCGTGAAAGCCTGGTGGCTGCAGCAGATGGTGGAGCTGGCACCGCTGGACTTCTGGATGCAGCATCTGGGCATGACGCCTGAGCAGCTGTGGGAGTGGAGCCGCCGCAGTGACTGGAAGACGGCGCTGCGCCAGGGTTGGCTGGCAGCCTTGCGCGATCAGCCTGATGTGCGCTGGATCGGTCTGCTGCAGACCATGGACCGCGACGCACGGGCAGAGTCCTTGCTGCCCGCCTTGCTCAACCAGCTCAGCCCCGAGCAGCGCGAGGAGCATTGGCTGCGCCAGTTGCAGCAGGCCAAGGGCACGCTGATCGACCGTATCAACACGCTGGAAGGCGGCATGCCGGTGGTGGGCGAGTTTTCACTGCTTATGTCCGAGCGCGTGATGGACGAGCTGGACAAGGCTCTGGGCGGCAAGCAGGTCACTGGCAGCTGGCATAGCTGGCAGGCCGATCAAGCCATTCTGGTCTGCGCCCGCCGGTTGCATGCGGCCATGCTGCCGCGCTTTGCAAAGCTCTGGCGCCAGTCCGTGCCAGCTGCTGAGCCCGAGCCTGAAGTGGCGGAAGATTCCGAAGTGGCCACGGCCGCCGAAACCGCTGTGATGCCCCGGCTGACTCAGCTGTGGCGCAAGCTGGTCTCCAAGACCGACGCTGTGGTGGAAGAGGCTACAGCCGCTGTCGTGGCCAGCACGCTCACGCCAGAGCAGCAAGCCAGACTGGACCGTGCCCGCCTGCGTCCCTGGGATGACGAGCAGGTGCTGGCACAACTGAACCGCATTGTCGACCTGCGCATGGCCTTGCATGCCGAGCTGCGCAGCTGATCCCCATTTTCTGAATTCACACCGGAAGCACATCATGAGCCAAGTACTACGTCAGCACGCCGAGACGCAATTTGCCGAAGAACTCGATGCCCTGCAAAAAGTGGACGACCGCGCGCGTCCGCAGAACTGGAAACTTTCGCCCTGGGCCGTGCTGCAGTACCTCATGGGCGGCAAGCTGAGCAACGGTTTTGAGGTCAGCCCCAAATACATTGGTAGCCCGCGTCTGATGGAGATTGCGGTCTCCACCCTGGCCACCGACCGCGCCCTGCTGCTGTACGGCGTGCCCGGAACGGCCAAGTCCTGGGTGTCCGAGCATCTGTCGGCTGCCGTCAGCGGTGATTCGACCATGCTTATCCAGGGCACGGCAGGTACCAGCGAAGAGCAGCTGCGCTATGGCTGGAACTATGCCCAGCTGCTGGCCCACGGCCCGTCCGACAAGGCGCTGATCCCCAGCCCTCTGGTTCACGCCATGAAACTGGGCAAGATTGCCCGCATCGAAGAGCTGACCCGCATCCCCGCCGATGTGCAGGACACCTTGATCACCGTGTTGTCTGAAAAGACCCTGCCCATTCCTGAGCTCAGCAGCGAAGTGCAGGCCGTGCAGGGCTTCTCGGTCATCGCCACGGCTAACAACCGTGACAAGGGCGTGAACGAACTCTCCAGCGCTCTCAAGCGCCGCTTCAACACCGTGGTGCTGCCCGTGCCTGCGTCGCAAGATGAGGAAGTGCAGATCGTCACCAAACGCGTGGCCGAGCAAAGCCGCGCCCTGCAACTGCCTGCCGAGCCACCTGCGCTGCAGGAAGTGCGACGTGTGGTGCAAATCTTCCGCGAGCTGCGCAACGGCCAGACCGAAGACGGCAAGACTGTGCGCGTGAAGTCGCCCAGCTCAACGCTGTCTACGGCTGAGGCAATCTCGGTCATCAATAGCGGCATGGCACTGGCGGGCCACTTTGGCGACGGCGTGCTACGCGCAGGCGATGTGGCCTCGGGCCTGCTGGGTGCGGTCATCAAAGACCCGGTGCAGGACACCGTGGTGTGGAAGGAATATCTGGAAACCGTGGTCAAGGAACGCAGCGAGTGGAAGGATTTGTACCGAGCCTGCCGCGAACAACTGTGAGGTATGGGCAACTAATACAGCTCTTGATACTTCGTTGCATCACCTCGCCGTAGCGCTGCTACTGTCTTCGGTGATGACGCCTCGTCTCAAACGCCCATCTGCGATGGGCTGAGCTGTCTTAGCCGCTTGAAGCTGACTTCATTTTCTAGACAAGCCCATGGCCACTTCCGCTGATTTGATTCATTTTTTTGGCATACGCCACCACGGCCCCGGCTGTGCGCGCAGCCTGCTGCAGGCGCTTGAAGCTTTGCAGCCCGACTGCCTGCTGGTGGAGGGCCCGCCTGAGGGCGAGTCGCTTCTGCCCATGCTGCAAAGTGCCGAGCTGCGCCCGCCCGTGGCCATGCTGGTCTATATGCAGGACACACCCAGCCAGGCGGCGTTTTATCCGTTTGCGGAGTTCTCGCCCGAATGGCAGGCGCTGCAATGGGCCAGTCGCAACAGCGTTGTCACGCGCTTTATCGATCTGCCCCAGACCCATGCCATGGCCATTGAGCTGGCGCGGCGCGAAGCCTTGAAGCTGGCGGCGGAAGCAGAGGACGATGCTGCGCAAGAGGGCGAGCTGGCAGTGGATGAGGCACTTGAAGATACAGCGCTTGAAGGTGCCAGTGCCGAGGACGCATCAGAAGCAGATGCAGAAGCAGAACCGACCGATGCGGAAGTTACCGTTGAACTGCCCGTCGAAATTCACCGCGACCCGCTGGACTGGCTGGCCCAGGCCGCTGGTTTTGAAGACGGCGAAACCTGGTGGAACCGGCTGGTGGAAGAGCGCGGCGACAGCGAATCGCTGTTTGAATCTATCAACGAAGCCATGACTGCCGTGCGCAGCGAGCTGGCCAAGGATGGTGAGCATTGGCGCGGCGAAGCCTATGTGCAGCGCGAGGCATTGCGTGAAGCCCATATGCGCCAGTGCATTCGCGATGCCACCAAGGCCGGTTACCAGCGCATTGCCGTGGTCTGCGGTGCATGGCATGTACCCGCGCTGCAGCAAAGCGTCACAGCCAAGGCCGATGCGGCCCTGCTCAAGGGCTTGCCTAAGGCCAAGGTGCAGGCCACCTGGGCACCGTGGACTTACCGCAATCTGGCTAGCCGCAGCGGCTATGGCGCGGGCGTGACCTCGCCGGGCTGGTACGAGCATCTGTGGCGCTGCTATCAGGCAGATATTGAATCAAACAGGGCTGTAGCGCAGGATGGAAAATACCTGCCAGCTATCAAATACGGAGCAAATGGCGGAGTCACTCCCGCCATCATGCGCACCGCCGGCTGGCTGACGCGTGTGGCCCATTTGCTGCGTGAAAAAGATCTGGACTGCTCCAGTGCCCACATCATCGAAGCCACGCGGCTGGCCGAAAGTCTGGCCGCGCTGCGGGGTCAGCCCACGCCGGGGCTGGAGGAAATTAACGAATCCATCGTCACCGTCATCTGCATGGGCGAGAGAGCGCCGCTGCAGCTGATTGATGATGAGCTGACTGTGGGCCATGTGCTGGGCGGCGTGCCTGCCGATGTGCCGCAGGTGCCGCTGCAGCGCGATATGGAGCAGCAGCAAAAGTCGCTGCGTATGAAGCCAGAAGCCGCAAGCAAGCTGCTGGCGCTGGACCTGCGCAAAGATATCGATCTGGCGCGCAGCCACTTCTTGCACCGCTTGCGGCTGCTGGGCATTGACTGGGGCGCACGCGCAGCTGATGCGCAGCGCAACCGCGGCACCTTCCGCGAAAGTTGGCAGCTGCAGTGGGAGCCTGAGCTGGCCGTGCGCATCATCGAAGCCAGCGTGCATGGTGCCACCGTGGCGCAGGCCGCTACGGCCAAGCTGCGTGCCAGCCTCAAGTCCGATACGGCTCTGCCTGAGATTGCGCAGGCTATTGACGATGCGTTGCTGGCCAATTTGTCTCAGCTGGTTGAAGCGCTGATTGAAACCTTGGCCGAGCGCGCCGCCACCACGGGCGATGTGGCCCAGCTGCTGCAGGCGCTGCCGCCGTTGGCCAACGTGTACCGCTACGGCAGCGTGCGGCAGACCGATACGGCGCTGCTGGCCACGGTGATTGATTCACTCATCGTGCGTGCCTCTATCGGTCTGCCCGTGGCCTGTATGGCCATGGATGACGATGCCGCTGCAGCCATGAAGATCAAGGTGCTGGCCGCGCATGACGCCTTGCGTTTGCGCGGAACGGATGGCAAAGCGCAAGAAGCCGTAGACGCCTGGCGCGCCGCGCTGCGCAGTCTGGCCATGGGCGATGCGGCTGCGGCCTTGCTGCGCGGCATGGCCTGCCGATTGCTGCTCGATGAGCATCTGCTGGAAAGCGCCGAGGTGGTGCAGCAGTTCAATCGCAACCTGTCGCTGGGCGCTGCGCCCATGGATGTTGCGGCCTGGCTGGATGGATTTTTGAACCAGCAGGCGCTGGTGCTGCTGCACGACGAATCCATCTGGGGCGCGATTGATGCGTGGCTCAGCGGGCTGGGCGAAGTGCAGTTTGCGCAAATTCTGCCACTGGTGCGCCGCAGCTTTGCCAACTTCAGCAAGCATGAGCGGCAAAGCCTGGGCGAGAAAGCCAAGCGGGTGCCTGTCTCTGGGGCTGCTGCGACTGCATCCGTCGCCAGCGACGGAGACTATGCCCCTTGGGATGAGCAACGCGCAGCACTGGCGCTGCCCGTGCTGAACGCACTTCTGGGTCTTAATCTGCCGCAAGCGCTGATACATCAAGCGCTGAAGGCTACTAATTTTGAAGCGTCTTCTGCCAAGGTGTGACGATGAACCAGATAGCCAATACCGACACCGACACCGACACCGACACCGACGAGCTGCAAGAGGTCACAGAAGAACTTCAGCCCACCACTCGTATGCAGCGCTGGCGCATGGTGCTGGGCAGCCCGGCTGATGCCAGCTGCGGCGGTGTGACGGGGCGCTTGCAGGAAATGGATCAGACGCTGGCTGCGCTGTATGAAGAAGACAGCAAGCTCTCGTCCCGCAAGGGCGGGCGCGGCAATTCATCGCCATCCGTCTCGCGTTGGCTGGGCGATATCCGCAAGTACTTTCCCAGCCAGGTGGTGCAGGTCATGCAGCGCGATGCCATGGAGCGGCTGAATCTGCGCGAGTTGCTGTTGCAGCCTGAGATGCTGGAGAACGTGCAGCCCGATGTGCATCTGGTGGCTGACCTGATCTCGCTGGGCTCGGTGATTCCGCAGAACACCAAGGCCACGGCCCGGCTGGTGGTGCGCAAGGTGGTCGATGAGCTGATGAAAAAGCTGGAAGAACCCATGCGCAGCGCCGTCAGCGGCGCGCTGGACCGTAGCCAGCGCAACCGCCGTCCACGCCATGCCGAGATTGACTGGAACCGCACCATTCGCGCCAATCTGCGCCACTGGCAACCCGATTACCAGACTATCGTCCCTGAGACGCTGATAGGCTACGGCCGCAAGGCGCGTCGCCCGCAGCGCGAGGTGATTTTGTGCATAGACCAAAGCGGATCCATGGCCAACTCGGTGGTCTACTCCAGCATCTTTGGCGCTGTGATGGCCAGCCTGCCAGCCGTGGCGACCAAGCTGGTGGTGTTTGATACGGCGGTGGTTGATCTGACGGAAAAACTGGATGACCCGGTGGACGTGCTGTTTGGTGTGCAACTTGGCGGCGGCACAGACATCAACGGCGCGGTCGGCTATTGCCAGAGCATCATCAGCGAGCCGCGCAACAGCATTCTGGTGCTGATCTCTGACTTGTATGAAGGCGGCGTGGAGTCAGGCCTGCTGCGCCGGGCCAATGAGCTGGTCGAATCTGGTGTGCAGTTCATCACGCTGCTGGCGCTGAGCGACGAGGGTGCGCCGGCTTATGACGCCGATCTGGCGGCCAAACTGGCAGCCTTGGGCGTGCCATCGTTTGCCTGCACGCCAGATGCTTTCCCGCAACTGATGGCCGCCGCCATCCGCCGTGACGATGTGGCGGCCTGGGCGGCGACGCAGGGCTTCAAGACCAGCAAATAAAAAAACAGCCTGCAGTTGCAGGCTGTTTTGATGGGGTGGCTTAGTCCGCCAGAACCACGCCAAGCTTGGCCAGCTTGCTGGCCAGCACATCGCGTCGGCGAGCGGCTTTGTTGGCCGTCTCGGTCACGGTGGCGATGGTGCGCGGGCCTTTGCCAGCAGAGGCCTTGATCAGCTCCGCCTTCTTGGCGGCTTCAGCCGCGACTTTTCGGTAGCTGGCGATCAGCTCGGCGTGTGCAATAGGTTGGTTCACAGGATGTCCGTTCAATAAGAGCGCCCATTGTCGTTGCAAAAAGCGCCAAGAACATTTTTAGCCGATGTGAATGGCAAATTCCTGTCGCAGTTCCGACGCGGTTTAAAGGCATGATGGCAGCCATTGAAACCAACAGGGGAGTGCGATGGCGGGTGCCGGCCTTTTGATGCTGCTTGACGATATTGCAGCCTTGCTTGATGACGTAGCGTTGATGACCAAGACCGCTGCGGGCAAAAGTACGGCGATTCTTGATGATGTGGCCATGCAGACCAAGGTGGCCATGCAGAAAACCGCCGGCGTGCTGGGTGACGATCTGGCGCTGAATGCCGAGCAGGTCACGGGCGTCAAGGCCAGTCGAGAGCTGCCGGTGGTCTGGGCCGTGGCCAAGGGCTCGTTATGGAACAAGGCCATTCTGGTACCAGCAGCCTTGCTGATCAGTGCGTTTGCGCCTTGGCTGATTACCCCGCTTTTGATGGTGGGCGGGGCTTTTCTGTGCTTTGAGGGCGTGGAAAAAATTCTGCACCTTTTCCACAAAAAGCAGACGCACAGCGAGAAAGAAGTGGTGGTCGATGCGCAAGAAGCTGCTCTGAAAGGTGTGGCTCCGTCATCGGTACGTGCGGCGCGTGAGCAGCATATGGATCCGATGGAGTACGAAAAGCAAAAGGTCAGCGGCGCGGTGCGTACCGACTTTATTTTGTCGGCCGAAATCATGGCGATTGCGCTGGGCACGGTCTCCACCAAACCCATCTGGGAGCAGGGCGCTGTGCTGGTGGTTGTGGCTCTGGCCATTACGGTGTTTGTCTATGGCCTGGTGGCCGGCATTGTGCGTATGGATGACGTGGGCGGCTGGCTGATGGCCAAGAGCAGCAGCGCCGCCAAGGCACTGGGCCGCGGCATGATTGCCTTCACGCCATGGCTGATGCGCTGGCTGTCGATTGTGGGCACGGCCGCCATGTTTATGGTGGGCGGCAGCTTGCTGGTGCACGGCATTGCGCCGATTGAGCATTGGGTCCAGGCGGTTGTGATTCCCTTGGGCGGTATGGCTGCGGCGCTGGGGCCGGTGCTGGTGCATGTGCTGGTGGGAGCTGTCATCGGCGGTGCGGTAGTGCTGTGCGTTGAGCTGTGGCATAAGCTGCGACCTGCAAAGGCGGCTCATTAATTTAATAGCTAGCACCGCTGATGCAGCAATGGTTTGCGCTGAATCAGACATCAAAGCGGGCGTGGCCATTGGGCAACGCCCGCTTTTTCTTTGGCGGAGTCGGTGTGCAGGTTGACATGGGACAAACCCGGAAGAAGGCGGCTTTGTTTCAATCAATGCCAAGGGATGCAAACAAGTACTCCCACCGATTTACTCAAGGAAAAAGCCCATGAAAAAGACTCTGATCGCGATTGCCGCCGCTGCCAGCGCACTGACTGCTGGTACCGCTTTTGCTCAATCCTTTGATGGCAGCAGCCCCTGGCAAGTGCGCGTGCGCGCTGTGCATCTGAATAGCGATAACGGCGGCACCGCTGGTGATGCGGGTGTGAGCATCAATAACAAGTGGATGCCTGAAGTGGACGTGTCCTACTACTTCACACCTAATATCGCGGCCGAGTTGGTGCTGACCTATCCGCAAAAGCATGATGTGCGCCTGAACGGCGGCAAGATCGGCTCGCTCAAGCATCTGCCCCCGACCTTGCTGGCGCAGTACCACTTCACCAACTTTGGCGCATTCAAGCCTTATGTGGGTGCCGGTGTGAACTACACACGCTTCTCGAGTGTGAACATTGCCGATGGCGCAGTGACCGTGAAGAAGAACAGCTTTGGCGGCGCGCTGCAGGTCGGTTTTGACTATGCGCTGGACAAGAACTGGTCGCTGAACTTCGACATCAAGAAGGTGTATCTGGGCACCAAGGTCACAGGCGCAGGCCTGGAAAATGCCAAGTTCAAGGTTGACCCATGGCTGGTCGGCGTGGGTGTGGGCTATCGCTTCTGATAGCGCCACAGTAAAGAGTGATCTTGTCTCTGGACCTTCTGCTAGAGATAAGGCTCACGCACCGCAAGCTCTGTGGTGCACTGAAGCTGGCAGGTCTGCATGACCGGCTGGCTTCATAGGCTAGGGTGTATGTTTAGATCGGTATTCCGCGCAGGCGGGGTACCGATTTTTTTGACTTTGATGCATTGGTTGACAAGTATTGCTTCTGTCAGCACCGTTGCATGGTGATGCGGTACAAAGAGTGCTGGCTTCAGTCCTACTTTGGTCGCTTGCTGGCGGCGCTAGGCTGATGACTACCCGGCTCCCGCGCGACTCTGACCGCGCTCTGCCGGGCTGGCGACCAGACTTGGCAGTGATGGTGCGGGAGCGGTCTCGTGCGATCAGCATTTCAGGAGGATCAGCATGCGCGCGGTACCAGACAGACAGGCAGCATCTATCGAGTTTCTCTCTCGTGCCGGGCGCATTCCCTTGCCCCTGGCGTCTTTTCAGGCTCCGCCGCAGCGTCAAGGAGGTCTGGCAGTCACGCAGCATCCGCAGGACGCTCAAGCGGCGTTGCGACATGAGCTTGCGCAAGGCCTGATGCAGCAGCAGGCACAGATCTCTCCCAAGTTTCTGTATGATGCGCGCGGCTGCGCTTTGTTTGAACAGATTACGCAGCTGCGCGAGTATTACCCCACGCGCACCGAGGCGGCGATCATGGCGCAGCACGAAGTCGGCATGGCCGAGGCCATGAGCGGTTGCCAGGTGCTGATCGAGTTGGGTGCTGGCAATTGCGAGAAGGTGCGACGTCTGTGCCGCAGCGTGGCACCTCAGCAATTTGTGGGTGTGGATATTGCGGTGGAGTTTCTGCAGCAGGCCGTTGCACGGTTGGGCCAGGATTTTCCGCAAATGGCGGCGCGGGCCGTTGCCGCAGACTTCACCGCCGACTGGCATTTGCCGCCAGACGTG harbors:
- the egtD gene encoding L-histidine N(alpha)-methyltransferase, producing the protein MRAVPDRQAASIEFLSRAGRIPLPLASFQAPPQRQGGLAVTQHPQDAQAALRHELAQGLMQQQAQISPKFLYDARGCALFEQITQLREYYPTRTEAAIMAQHEVGMAEAMSGCQVLIELGAGNCEKVRRLCRSVAPQQFVGVDIAVEFLQQAVARLGQDFPQMAARAVAADFTADWHLPPDVPQARRELFYPGSSIGNFDTQQALHMLKHMHSLLNGDGGLLIGIDLPKSLPVLIAAYDDEQGVTAEFNLNVLSHVNRLLGSDFKPQDWEHEACFDPVHSRIEMHLRARQAVMVSWPQGVRYFAQGETIHTENSYKYPLSDFLSMLRAAGFGTTHVWTDERQWFAVIHAHA